The following proteins come from a genomic window of Solwaraspora sp. WMMA2065:
- a CDS encoding SRPBCC family protein — MAGAERETSAEPATADREIVISRVIDAPPELVFEAFTEVRHLSRWWGPEGFSTTTRSFEFRVGGEWDFVMHGPDGTNYSEWITWTEIVPPQQIALLHGESRDDPNAFESTLAFAPDGAATRIVMRTVFPTRELRDQAVERYHAIEGGEQTLSNLAAYVAELTQRQGSTGQM; from the coding sequence ATGGCAGGAGCAGAGCGGGAAACATCGGCGGAGCCGGCGACGGCCGACCGGGAGATCGTGATCTCCCGGGTCATCGACGCCCCACCGGAGCTGGTGTTCGAGGCGTTCACCGAGGTCCGGCACCTGTCACGGTGGTGGGGTCCGGAGGGGTTCAGCACCACCACGCGGTCCTTCGAGTTCCGGGTCGGCGGCGAGTGGGACTTCGTGATGCACGGCCCGGACGGCACCAACTACTCCGAATGGATCACCTGGACCGAGATCGTCCCACCGCAGCAGATCGCCCTGCTGCACGGCGAGTCCCGCGACGACCCGAACGCCTTCGAGTCGACCCTGGCCTTCGCGCCGGACGGTGCGGCGACGCGGATCGTGATGCGTACCGTCTTCCCCACCAGGGAGCTACGCGACCAGGCCGTGGAGAGGTACCACGCGATCGAGGGCGGCGAGCAGACGCTGAGCAACCTGGCGGCCTACGTCGCCGAACTCACCCAGCGGCAGGGCAGCACCGGTCAAATGTAA
- a CDS encoding metalloregulator ArsR/SmtB family transcription factor, with translation MARAATTSDVFNAIAEPQRRDILALLRAGEWPVTDLARELGMSQPRASKHLRVLREVGLVRVRESGKQRLYGLDAGGLRPIREWVGGFEEFWNGSFDRLDSYVQDLKQTRQEQ, from the coding sequence GTGGCACGAGCAGCGACGACGTCGGACGTCTTCAACGCGATCGCCGAGCCGCAGCGCCGGGACATCCTGGCGCTGCTGCGGGCGGGTGAGTGGCCGGTGACCGACCTGGCCCGGGAGCTGGGGATGAGCCAGCCACGGGCGTCCAAGCACCTGCGGGTGCTCCGGGAGGTGGGGCTGGTGCGGGTCCGCGAGTCGGGCAAGCAGCGCCTCTACGGCCTGGACGCCGGCGGCCTGCGGCCGATCCGCGAGTGGGTCGGCGGGTTCGAGGAGTTCTGGAACGGCAGTTTCGACCGGCTGGACAGCTACGTGCAGGACCTCAAGCAGACACGACAGGAGCAGTGA
- a CDS encoding type II toxin-antitoxin system RelE/ParE family toxin → MPRGVVWLEPEVEKWLESLPSALFARAAFYVDLLAEQGPLLGEPYTKQLDRKLRELRFHLEQHAVRVTYWIGPGRRIILLTVFFKTRMREEREIDRARQALARCIDEAHQVEGEEEV, encoded by the coding sequence ATGCCCCGGGGTGTCGTTTGGCTGGAACCGGAAGTAGAGAAGTGGTTGGAGAGTCTGCCGAGTGCCCTGTTCGCCCGAGCCGCGTTCTACGTCGACCTGCTGGCCGAGCAGGGGCCGCTACTGGGTGAGCCTTACACGAAGCAGCTTGATCGGAAGCTCCGTGAGTTGCGGTTCCACCTTGAGCAGCACGCGGTAAGGGTCACCTACTGGATCGGGCCTGGAAGGCGGATCATCTTGCTGACGGTCTTCTTCAAGACCCGGATGCGCGAGGAGCGGGAGATCGACCGAGCGCGGCAGGCGCTGGCGCGGTGTATCGACGAGGCACACCAGGTTGAGGGCGAGGAGGAGGTCTAG
- a CDS encoding helix-turn-helix transcriptional regulator: MGEGGGWAAMRERRLAEPGAAEAYEAARLAFELGRSVRELRERRGWSQTQLATASGMTQSAVARFEAGGTVPTLVVLERLAAALGVSLKVGFEPRDAAA, encoded by the coding sequence ATGGGTGAGGGTGGCGGTTGGGCTGCGATGCGGGAGCGGCGGTTGGCTGAGCCGGGTGCCGCTGAGGCGTACGAGGCGGCGCGGTTGGCGTTCGAGCTCGGTCGTTCGGTGCGTGAGCTGCGCGAGCGTCGCGGTTGGAGTCAGACGCAGCTGGCCACGGCGTCGGGGATGACGCAGTCTGCGGTGGCCCGGTTCGAGGCTGGCGGGACCGTGCCGACACTCGTGGTGCTGGAGCGACTGGCAGCGGCGCTGGGAGTGAGCCTGAAGGTCGGTTTCGAGCCCCGCGACGCCGCTGCCTGA
- a CDS encoding helix-turn-helix transcriptional regulator — MTSYTRWSDVRSAYVERAGGEEAVEAGKRELLATVVGHRLAEVRKARGLTQQQVADRMGVTKGRVSQIEQGKISGQDVVARYAAALGGRLHQAIYFDDGAIAAIA; from the coding sequence GTGACGAGCTACACGCGCTGGAGCGACGTCCGGAGTGCCTATGTCGAACGGGCCGGCGGCGAGGAGGCGGTCGAAGCCGGCAAGCGGGAACTGCTGGCCACCGTCGTCGGGCACCGCCTCGCCGAGGTACGCAAGGCCCGAGGCCTGACCCAGCAACAGGTCGCCGACCGGATGGGCGTCACCAAGGGCCGAGTTTCCCAGATCGAACAGGGCAAGATCTCCGGACAGGATGTCGTCGCCCGCTACGCCGCCGCGCTCGGTGGCCGGCTTCACCAGGCCATCTACTTCGACGACGGCGCCATCGCCGCGATCGCCTGA
- a CDS encoding ATP-binding protein — translation MLEPLAGIAQRRVSALLDDLLRVEPVIALHGPRSVGKSTVLRALADRHGVPVLDLDEVGIRDAVVANPQTAVTTPGLLCVDEYQHAPQILDALKARLNREGSLPGTAALTGSTRQDALPRTAQALTGRLHTMTIWPMSQGEISGVHEDFLPALRAAPDATVAARPASTTTRTEYVDRLCAGGFPLALRRTGPARDRWFDDYVRQSLERDAIELVRVRQRSMLRELLGRLAGRTGQVLNLTSASQGLAGERKTIEGYVRLLEDLFLVDRLPAWGTTLRARAAASPKVHVVDTGVAARLMRVSPAKLATLDPTALTEFGHLLESFVVGELRKQASWLDENATTGHWRTYDGDEVDYVIEFDDGRVLAFEVKANERVAGADLKGLRALRDALGDRFIAGVAFSTGQRSFTYEDRIHIMPVDRLWTPISGYLTLTR, via the coding sequence GTGCTGGAACCACTCGCCGGAATCGCGCAGCGGCGAGTCTCTGCGCTGCTCGATGACCTGCTCCGGGTGGAGCCGGTCATCGCCCTGCACGGCCCTCGGTCCGTTGGCAAGTCCACGGTCCTGCGCGCGCTCGCCGACCGGCACGGGGTCCCCGTTCTGGACCTGGACGAGGTGGGCATTCGCGACGCGGTGGTGGCCAACCCGCAGACAGCCGTCACGACGCCGGGCCTGCTCTGCGTGGACGAGTATCAGCATGCCCCGCAGATCCTCGACGCGTTGAAGGCTCGACTCAACCGCGAAGGCAGCCTTCCGGGTACCGCCGCGTTGACCGGGTCGACCCGCCAGGACGCGCTGCCCCGCACCGCGCAGGCACTCACCGGCCGCCTGCACACCATGACGATCTGGCCCATGTCACAAGGAGAGATCAGCGGCGTCCATGAAGATTTCCTGCCGGCGCTTCGCGCAGCGCCCGACGCGACCGTCGCAGCCAGGCCAGCGTCGACGACCACCCGGACGGAGTACGTTGATCGACTCTGCGCTGGAGGGTTCCCCCTGGCTCTGCGCCGCACAGGCCCCGCGCGCGACCGTTGGTTCGACGACTACGTCCGCCAGTCGCTGGAGCGCGATGCCATCGAGCTTGTCCGGGTACGTCAGCGCAGCATGCTGCGCGAGCTGCTGGGTCGACTGGCTGGAAGAACCGGGCAGGTACTCAACCTCACCAGCGCGTCCCAGGGCCTCGCAGGTGAGCGCAAGACCATCGAAGGCTACGTCCGCCTCCTCGAAGACCTCTTCCTCGTCGACCGACTTCCTGCTTGGGGTACGACGCTACGCGCGCGAGCCGCAGCATCACCGAAGGTGCATGTCGTCGACACCGGCGTGGCCGCCCGGCTGATGCGAGTCTCTCCCGCCAAACTCGCCACACTCGACCCGACCGCCTTGACGGAGTTCGGGCACCTTCTCGAGAGCTTCGTCGTCGGCGAGCTCCGCAAGCAGGCCTCCTGGCTTGACGAAAACGCAACTACGGGGCACTGGCGCACCTACGACGGCGACGAGGTCGACTACGTCATTGAGTTCGACGACGGCAGGGTCCTCGCGTTCGAAGTCAAGGCGAACGAACGCGTCGCGGGCGCCGACCTCAAAGGCCTCCGAGCGCTACGAGACGCACTCGGCGACAGGTTCATCGCCGGCGTGGCGTTCAGCACCGGACAACGCTCGTTCACCTACGAAGACCGCATTCACATCATGCCCGTCGACCGACTCTGGACACCTATCAGCGGCTACCTCACGCTGACGCGGTGA
- a CDS encoding helix-turn-helix domain-containing protein, with amino-acid sequence MTAPGRHRIADQPIGRRIAQLRARRGLTQQVFADRIGKSHSWVDKVERGIRALDRISVVHTVAAVLGVTPEVILGPTTSQPEPATDVAAAVEHLRAALARYDTPTPDQPSPSADDLHRRIQYAHTAYQHAHYPQLLRMLPDLLTHTRYTTTSDAPDAGYLLTRVYRLTAHLLTKLNEPHLAWLAADRAIATANGHPRHTAAAAIALTQALRALHRSTLATRAALTAVPLITPATTDHPAPDDHALAGTLLIEAALAAATGNDPATAHQLTDRADRHAATMSHHQRRPDHGDTTTAFGPTTVTLARAHLAAALGDPHQAITHHQRGTAGHGWRELPAEHRAAHLIDVTRAYLDTGNPTAAARAIIAADQIAPAETRTRPTAHTVVATLLRAGPTPDLTRLATTIGLTPRP; translated from the coding sequence ATGACCGCGCCCGGCCGCCACCGCATCGCCGACCAGCCCATCGGCCGGCGGATCGCCCAACTCCGCGCCCGACGCGGCCTGACCCAACAGGTCTTCGCCGACCGCATCGGCAAATCCCACTCCTGGGTCGACAAGGTCGAACGCGGCATCCGCGCCCTCGACCGGATCTCCGTCGTCCACACCGTCGCCGCCGTCCTCGGCGTCACCCCCGAGGTCATCCTCGGCCCCACCACCAGCCAACCCGAACCGGCCACCGACGTCGCGGCCGCCGTCGAACACCTCCGCGCCGCCCTCGCCCGCTACGACACCCCCACCCCCGACCAACCGTCACCGTCCGCCGACGACCTGCACCGCCGCATCCAGTACGCCCACACCGCCTACCAACACGCCCACTACCCGCAACTACTCCGCATGCTGCCCGACCTGCTCACCCACACCCGCTACACCACCACCAGCGACGCCCCCGACGCCGGGTACCTGCTCACCCGGGTCTACCGGCTCACCGCCCACCTGCTGACCAAACTCAACGAACCCCACCTCGCCTGGCTCGCCGCCGACCGCGCCATCGCCACCGCCAACGGCCACCCCCGGCACACCGCCGCAGCCGCCATCGCCCTCACCCAGGCACTCCGCGCCCTGCACCGCAGCACCCTCGCCACGCGAGCCGCGCTCACCGCCGTACCACTCATCACGCCGGCCACGACCGACCACCCGGCACCCGACGACCACGCCCTCGCCGGCACCCTGCTGATCGAAGCCGCCCTCGCCGCCGCCACCGGCAACGACCCCGCCACCGCACACCAGCTCACCGACCGCGCCGACAGACACGCAGCCACCATGAGCCACCACCAGCGGCGCCCCGACCACGGCGACACAACCACCGCCTTCGGGCCGACCACGGTCACGCTCGCCCGCGCCCACCTCGCCGCCGCCCTCGGCGACCCGCACCAGGCCATCACCCACCACCAGCGCGGCACCGCCGGTCACGGCTGGCGGGAGCTACCCGCCGAGCACCGTGCCGCGCACCTGATCGACGTCACCCGCGCCTACCTCGACACCGGCAACCCCACCGCCGCCGCCCGCGCCATCATCGCCGCCGACCAGATCGCCCCCGCCGAAACCCGCACCCGACCCACCGCCCACACCGTCGTCGCCACGCTCCTACGGGCCGGTCCCACCCCCGACCTGACCCGCCTCGCCACCACCATCGGCCTCACCCCACGACCCTGA